The following are from one region of the Vitis riparia cultivar Riparia Gloire de Montpellier isolate 1030 chromosome 9, EGFV_Vit.rip_1.0, whole genome shotgun sequence genome:
- the LOC117922011 gene encoding heat shock 70 kDa protein 14-like, whose protein sequence is MSVVGFDFGNESCIVAVARQRGIDVVLNDESKRETPAIVCFGDKQRFIGTAGAASTMMNPKNSISQMKRLIGRQFSDPELQQDLKSLPFTVTEGPDGYPLIHARYLGEVRTFTPTQVLGMMFSNLKGIAEKNLNAAVVDCCIGIPVYFTDLQRRAVLDAATIAGLHPLRLLHETTATALAYGIYKTDLPENDQLNVAFVDIGHASMQVCIAGYKKGQLKILAHSFDQSLGGRDFDEVLFNHFAAKFKEEYKIDVFQNARACLRLRSACEKLKKVLSANPVAPLNIECLMDEKDVRGFIKRDEFEQISVPILERVKGPLEEALSDAGLSAENIHAVEVVGSGSRVPAIIRILTEFFGKEPRRTMNASECVAKGCALQCAILSPTFKVREFQVNESFPFTIALTWKGDAQNGAADNQQNTVVFPKGNPIPSVKALTFYRSGTFSVDVVYADASEIQGQVKISTYTIGPFQSTKVERAKLKVKVRLNLHGIVSVESATLLEEEEVEIPVVKEPAKDATKMDTDETPGDAAAPPGTSETDANMQDAKGDAPGVENGVPESGDKSVQMETDTKVEVPKKKVKKTNIPVSELVYGTMVPADVQKAVEKEFEMALQDRVMEETKDKKNAVEAYVYDMRNKLHDKYQDFVTSSERDEFTAKLQEVEDWLYEDGEDETKGVYIAKLEELKKQGDPIEERYKEYSERGTVVDQLVYCINSYREAAMSNDPKFEHIDVSEKQKVLSECVEAEAWLREKKQQQDSLPKHATPVLLSADVRRKAEAVDRACRPIMTKPKPAKPAAPETPPTPPPQGNEPQPQGGENAASAHDSAADGSSSEVPPAAAEPMDTDKSETTTAA, encoded by the exons ATGAGCGTTGTTGGTTTTGACTTTGGAAATGAGAGCTGCATTGTTGCAGTTGCCAGGCAAAGAGGTATCGATGTTGTGCTCAACGATGAATCCAAGCGTGAGACTCCTGCTATTGTGTGTTTTGGTGATAAACAGCGTTTCATTGGGACGGCTGGAGCTGCATCAACTATGATGAACCCAAAGAATTCAATCTCCCAGATGAAGCGGTTGATTGGGCGACAATTCTCTGATCCTGAGCTCCAACAGGACCTTAAGTCTTTGCCCTTCACTGTTACTGAAGGGCCTGATGGTTATCCCTTGATTCATGCACGGTATTTGGGAGAAGTGAGGACATTCACACCAACCCAAGTTTTGGGGATGATGTTTTCTAATCTTAAGGGCATAGCTGAGAAGAATTTGAATGCAGCAGTAGTAGATTGCTGTATTGGGATACCTGTTTATTTCACAGACCTTCAGAGAAGGGCTGTATTGGATGCAGCTACAATTGCTGGTTTGCATCCCCTTCGATTGCTTCATGAAACTACTGCAACAGCTCTGGCATATGGTATTTATAAGACAGATTTACCTGAGAATGACCAGTTAAATGTTGCTTTTGTTGATATTGGGCATGCAAGCATGCAGGTGTGCATTGCAGGCTACAAGAAAGGCCAGCTGAAGATTCTGGCTCATTCCTTTGATCAATCTTTGGGTGGTAGAGATTTTGATGAAGTCCTATTCAATCACTTTGCAGCAAAATTTAAGGAAGAATATAAAATCGATGTTTTCCAGAATGCAAGAGCATGTCTAAGACTTCGGTCTGCATGTGAAAAGTTGAAGAAGGTTCTTAGTGCAAACCCGGTAGCGCCTTTGAATATAGAGTGCTTAATGGATGAGAAGGATGTTAGGGGTTTCATTAAAAGAGATGAGTTTGAACAGATCAGTGTTCCAATCTTGGAAAGAGTGAAGGGACCTTTGGAGGAGGCCCTTTCAGATGCTGGTCTATCAGCTGAAAATATTCATGCAGTTGAGGTTGTTGGCTCAGGTTCTCGTGTTCCTGCTATTATTAGAATATTAACAGAATTTTTCGGAAAGGAACCTAGGCGGACAATGAATGCAAGTGAGTGTGTGGCCAAGGGCTGTGCTCTACAATGTGCAATTCTTAGCCCAACATTTAAAGTGCGAGAGTTTCAG GTCAATGAAAGCTTCCCATTTACAATTGCTTTGACCTGGAAAGGCGATGCCCAGAATGGTGCTGCAGATAATCAACAAAATACTGTTGTCTTTCCAAAGGGAAATCCAATACCTAGTGTCAAGGCGCTGACATTTTACAGATCGGGCACATTTTCTGTTGATGTGGTATATGCTGATGCAAGTGAAATACAGGGTCAGGTGAAGATCAGCACATATACG ATTGGTCCATTTCAATCTACAAAAGTTGAGCGAGCTAAATTGAAGGTGAAGGTTCGGCTGAATCTGCATGGGATTGTGTCAGTTGAATCAGCAACA CtcttggaagaagaagaggtcGAAATTCCTGTTGTAAAAGAGCCGGCAAAGGATGCTACCAAGATGGATACTGATGAAACTCCTGGTGATGCTGCTGCTCCCCCTGGTACTAGTGAGACTGATGCAAATATGCAAGATGCTAAGGGGGATGCTCCTGGAGTTGAAAATGGGGTTCCAGAATCAGGTGACAAGTCTGTGCAGATGGAAACAGATACAAAG GTTGAGGTTCCAAAGAAAAAggtgaagaaaacaaatattccTGTATCAGAATTGGTTTATGGTACAATGGTGCCTGCAGATGTGCAAAAAGCTGTAGAAAAGGAGTTTGAAATGGCTTTGCAAGATCGAGTCATGGAAGAAACAAAAGACAAGAAGAATGCCGTGGAGGCATATGTTTATGACATGAGAAACAAG CTTCATGACAAGTATCAGGACTTTGTCACTTCATCAGAGAGGGATGAGTTTACTGCTAAACTGCAGGAGGTAGAAGATTGGTTGTATGAAGACGGTGAGGATGAAACAAAAGGTGTTTACATTGCCAAACTCGAGGAACTTAAGAAGCAAG GTGACCCAATTGAGGAGCGCTACAAGGAGTACTCTGAGCGGGGAACAGTGGTTGATCAACTTGTTTATTGTATCAATAGTTACAGAGAGGCAGCAATGTCGAATGATCCCAAGTTTGAGCACATAGATGTCTCCGAAAAACAGAAG gtCTTGAGTGAGTGTGTGGAAGCAGAGGCCTGGTTAAGGGAGAAAAAGCAGCAGCAGGACTCACTTCCCAAACATGCCACCCCAGTCCTCCTGTCCGCCGATGTGAGAAGGAAGGCTGAGGCAGTTGACAG GGCTTGCAGGCCAATAATGACAAAGCCAAAACCAGCGAAGCCTGCTGCTCCTGAAACACCCCCGACCCCCCCTCCGCAAGGAAATGAGCCACAGCCTCAGGGTGGGGAAAATGCAGCCAGCGCCCATGATAGTGCAGCAGATGGAAGCAGTAGTGAGGTACCACCTGCTGCAGCGGAACCAATGGACACTGACAAGTCTGAGACTACCACTGCTGCATAA
- the LOC117922114 gene encoding trihelix transcription factor ASIL1-like, translating to MDDTEDDARYPPNPYGVNHPQGYGSSHRPKLPVRNASYQRRIGNQYVDEDVEDEDDEEDEEELGREEDEDVDQNNALGQVSKEEEDDDDDDEDEEDNNDNDNDNDEDEDHDNQKDHTRRVEDVSLERHQKKRKLKSLISSYEFAPRVAVPSAVAAPAPKPSFGGRNSLTDWTEHETFVLLDAWGDRFLKLGRKSLRSEEWQEVAEKVSRESRTERTDTQCRNRLDTLKKKYKKENMKSGETGGGTNKWVYFKKMDMLMSAAPRQAGLSCGLDSGEYVFMNPRVYLNRPNGLDEMRDSPGNSGSSGGEEDDSDGLPPKRKSCGQDNNEGSSFRLLANSIQKFSEIYEKIENSKRQQMVELEKMRMDFHRDLELQKRQIVERAQAEIAKIRQGDDEETEVSTENVSG from the coding sequence ATGGATGATACAGAGGATGATGCAAGGTATCCTCCAAACCCTTATGGTGTGAACCACCCTCAGGGTTATGGTTCTTCACACCGTCCAAAGCTTCCAGTGAGGAATGCTTCCTATCAGAGGCGAATTGGTAATCAATATGTTGATGAAGATGTtgaggatgaagatgatgaggaagatgaagaagaattaGGACGTGAAGAAGATGAGGATGTTGATCAGAACAATGCTCTTGGACAAGTAAGCAAAGAGGAGGAGGATGACGATGACGATGACGAAGACGAAGAAGATAACAATGACAATGACAATGACAATGATGAGGATGAAGATCATGACAATCAGAAAGATCATACAAGGAGGGTTGAAGATGTTAGTTTAGAGAGGCACCAAAAGAAGCGGAAGCTAAAGAGCCTGATTTCAAGTTATGAATTTGCTCCACGTGTAGCAGTGCCTTCAGCTGTGGCTGCTCCGGCCCCAAAACCATCCTTTGGTGGTCGTAATTCTCTTACAGATTGGACTGAACATGAAACATTTGTCTTGCTAGATGCTTGGGGTGATCGGTTTCTTAAACTTGGGAGGAAGAGTCTTAGATCAGAGGAATGGCAGGAAGTCGCAGAGAAGGTTTCACGGGAGTCAAGAACCGAGCGGACAGATACTCAGTGTCGGAATCGTTTGGATACACTGAAGAAGAAGTATAAAAAGGAGAATATGAAGTCAGGGGAGACTGGTGGTGGCACTAATAAATGGGTTTATTTTAAGAAGATGGATATGTTAATGTCTGCAGCGCCACGTCAAGCTGGGCTTTCTTGTGGATTGGACTCAGGAGAGTATGTTTTCATGAACCCTAGAGTTTATTTGAACCGTCCAAATGGGTTGGATGAGATGAGGGACAGTCCAGGGAATTCAGGATCTTCAGGAGGTGAGGAGGATGATTCAGATGGACTTCCACCCAAGAGAAAAAGCTGTGGACAGGACAATAATGAGGGATCTTCCTTCAGATTGCTAGCAAATTCTATTCAGAAATTTAGCGAGATATATGAGAAGATTGAGAATAGTAAAAGGCAGCAGATGGTTGAACTGGAGAAAATGAGGATGGATTTCCATAGGGATTTGGAATTGCAGAAAAGGCAAATTGTAGAGAGGGCACAAGCTGAGATCGCAAAAATACGGCAAGGTGATGATGAAGAGACTGAGGTTTCTACTGAGAATGTCAGTGGGTGA
- the LOC117922113 gene encoding pentatricopeptide repeat-containing protein At3g16010 yields MISGSIPLRRMISTLPHLSQRIKQTESEIVHMFKLSSPKDEIQRLPMNQKFPRNNPSVRTLDERFIRILKIFKWGPDAEKAMEVLKLKVDHRLVREVLKIDVEIHVKIQFFKWAGKRRNFEHDSTTYMALIHCLDEAGMLGEMWKTIQEMVRSTCVIGPADLSEIVKVLGKAKMVNKALSIFYQIKGRKCKPTSNTYNSMILMLMQEGHHEKVHELYNEMCNEGDCLPDTVTYSALIAAFGKLGRDDSAISLFDEMKENGLHPTAKIYTTILGIYFKLGRVEKALGLVQEMKEKGCALTVYTYTELIKGVGKAGKVEEAYSIFMNMLKEGCKPDVVLINNLINLLGKAGRLADAIKLFEEMESLQCTPNVVTYNTVIKALFESKARASEAFLWYEKMKENGVVPSSFTYSILIDGFCKTNRVEKALLLLEEMDEKGFAPCPAAYCSLINALGKAKRYEAANELFQELRENCGYSSARVYAVMIKHLGKCGRLSEAVDLFNEMKKLGCNPDVYANNALMSGMVRVGMTDEAHSLLRTMEENGCTPDLNSHNIILNGFARTGGPKRAIEMFTRMKNSKIKPDVVSYNTVLGCLSRAGMFEEAAKLMKEMNSKGFEYDLITYSSILEAVGKIDEDHTPAGL; encoded by the exons ATGATTTCCGGGTCCATCCCTCTGAGGCGAATGATATCGACTTTGCCTCATCTCTCTCAGAGAATTAAGCAAACAG AAAGTGAGATTGTGCATATGTTCAAGTTATCAAGCCCAAAAGATGAAATCCAAAGATTGCCCATGAATCAGAAGTTTCCAAGGAACAATCCCTCAGTTAGGACATTGGATGAGAGGTTCATaaggattttgaaaatattcaagtgGGGGCCTGACGCGGAGAAGGCTATGGAAGTACTGAAACTGAAGGTGGATCACCGATTGGTTCGTGAGGTTCTGAAGATAGATGTTGAGATTCATGTTAAGATTCAGTTTTTCAAGTGGGCAGGGAAGAGGAGAAATTTTGAGCATGATTCCACCACTTATATGGCTTTAATTCATTGCTTGGATGAAGCTGGAATGCTTGGTGAAATGTGGAAGACAATTCAGGAAATGGTTCGGAGTACATGTGTTATTGGTCCGGCTGATTTATCCGAAATTGTTAAAGTTTTAGGAAAGGCGAAGATGGTGAACAAGGCCCTCTCGATTTTCTACCAGATCAAAGGTCGCAAGTGCAAGCCAACATCAAACACTTACAACTCCATGATCTTGATGCTGATGCAAGAGGGTCATCACGAAAAAGTTCATGAGCTCTATAATGAGATGTGTAATGAGGGTGACTGTCTGCCTGATACAGTGACATATAGTGCCCTTATAGCAGCATTTGGAAAACTGGGCCGCGATGATTCTGCCATTAGCTTGTTTGATGAGATGAAGGAGAATGGATTACATCCTACTGCAAAGATTTATACGACAATATTAGGAATTTATTTCAAGTTGGGTAGGGTTGAAAAAGCTTTGGGTCTTGTTCAGGAGATGAAAGAGAAGGGTTGTGCTCTTACTGTTTATACATACACAGAGTTGATAAAAGGTGTTGGGAAAGCTGGGAAGGTTGAAGAAGCCTATAGTATATTTATGAATATGTTAAAAGAGGGGTGTAAACCAGATGTTGTGCTTATAAACAATTTAATAAACCTTTTAGGGAAGGCAGGTCGTTTGGCGGATGCTATTAAGTTGTTTGAAGAAATGGAGTCTTTGCAGTGCACCCCAAATGTGGTAACATATAACACTGTAATTAAAGCTTTATTTGAATCAAAAGCCCGAGCTTCTGAGGCGTTTTTGTGGTATGAGAAGATGAAGGAGAATGGTGTTGTTCCTAGCTCTTTTACTTATTCAATTCTTATTGATGGATTTTGTAAGACGAATAGAGTCGAGAAAGCTTTATTGCTTCTTGAGGAGATGGATGAGAAAGGTTTTGCTCCTTGTCCAGCTGCCTATTGCAGCCTGATCAACGCTCTTGGAAAAGCGAAAAGGTATGAAGCTGCAAATGAGTTATTTCAGGAATTAAGGGAGAACTGTGGATATTCCAGTGCTCGTGTATATGCTGTGATGATCAAACACTTGGGAAAATGTGGTCGTCTAAGTGAGGCTGTAGATCTTTTTAACGAGATGAAAAAACTTGGGTGCAATCCTGATGTTTACGCTAATAATGCGCTTATGTCAGGGATGGTAAGGGTTGGCATGACAGATGAAGCTCATTCATTGCTTCGAACCATGGAAGAAAATGGTTGCACTCCTGACCTAAACTCAcataacataattttaaatggCTTTGCTAGGACAGGGGGCCCAAAAAGGGCAATTGAAATGTTTACAAGAATGAAGAATTCAAAGATTAAGCCAGATGTGGTTTCTTACAACACTGTGCTTGGCTGTCTCAGCCGGGCTGGCATGTTTGAGGAGGCTGCAAAGCTGATGAAAGAGATGAACTCAAAGGGTTTTGAATATGATCTCATTACCTACTCATCAATACTTGAGGCAGTAGGAAAGATTGATGAAGATCATACACCTGCTGGTCTGTGA